A window of Anas acuta chromosome 8, bAnaAcu1.1, whole genome shotgun sequence contains these coding sequences:
- the ARTN gene encoding artemin isoform X2: MRGGGGPGDAPRRGHASMEQRAGPPEPRPAGPSTHPQPKEGTLWGVLAILSLLAGLATGALRTPHCNETLDAAPTPRDVATASPSAEDGVEMPLAWSQLHGDNVTTGALGATELAEDLLLRAERSPPGIGKAKKGMRKPSRGARGHNCHIRNLMVKVRDLGLGFNSDEIVLFKYCSGSCHRARSNYDLTLGSLLRQQLIVPGPQERILSHPCCRPTRYEAVSFMDVQNTWQTVEKLSAAECSCIG, from the exons atgcggggcggcggcggcccgggGGATGCTCCCCGCCGCGGGCACG CCAGCATGGAGCAGCGAGCGGGGCCACCAGAGCCAAGACCTGCAGGACCCAGCACGCATCCGCAGCCCAAG GAGGGGACGCTGTGGGGTGTCCTCGCCATCCTCTCGCTGCTGGCCGGGCTGGCCACGGGTGCGCTGCGAACCCCACACTGCAACGAGACGCTGGATGCAGCCCCCACGCCGCGGGACGTGGCCACCGCCAGCCCCAGCGCGGAGGACGGTGTGGAGATGCCGCTCGCCTGGAGCCAGCTGCACG GGGACAACGTGACGACGGGGGCCCTGGGTGCAACGGAGCTGGCGGAGGACCTGCTGCTGCGCGCCGAGCGCTCACCACCGGGCATCGGCAAAGCCAAGAAGGGGATGAGGAAACCCTCGCGGGGGGCCCGCGGGCACAACTGCCACATCCGCAACCTGATGGTGAAGGTGCGCGACCTGGGCCTGGGCTTCAACTCGGACGAGATCGTGCTCTTCAAGTACTGCAGCGGCTCCTGCCACCGGGCACGCAGCAACTACGACCTGACGCTGGGCAGCCTCCTGCGGCAGCAGCTCATCGTCCCGGGCCCGCAGGAGCGCATCCTCAGCCACCCCTGCTGCCGGCCCACCCGCTACGAGGCCGTGTCCTTCATGGACGTGCAGAACACGTGGCAGACGGTGGAGAAGCTCTCGGCGGCCGAGTGCAGCTGCATCGGCTGA
- the ARTN gene encoding artemin isoform X1 yields MALESPAWCAAVSPWDLPVPPLVAPFACPRAAQGPHAPAPSAAQAACRGASAGPGGGRTGGPCANGFGVSKVRLPPRARKTFPGKGHGKGPPPWRSQSQQLPYGTAWHPMPLARGGGCVPPRRASMEQRAGPPEPRPAGPSTHPQPKEGTLWGVLAILSLLAGLATGALRTPHCNETLDAAPTPRDVATASPSAEDGVEMPLAWSQLHGDNVTTGALGATELAEDLLLRAERSPPGIGKAKKGMRKPSRGARGHNCHIRNLMVKVRDLGLGFNSDEIVLFKYCSGSCHRARSNYDLTLGSLLRQQLIVPGPQERILSHPCCRPTRYEAVSFMDVQNTWQTVEKLSAAECSCIG; encoded by the exons ATGGCTTTGGAGAGCCCAGCGTGGTGTGCTGCTGTGTCCCCATGGGACCTGCCTGTCCCACCCCTCGTGGCCCCATTTGCCTGTccacgggctgcccaggggccGCACGCCCCAGCTCCCAGCGCTGCACAGGCAGCGTGCCGGGGAGCCAGCGCAGGGCCAGGGGGTGGCCGCACCGGGGGACCCTGCGCTAATGGATTTGGAGTTTCCAAGGTCAGGCTCCCACCGCGAGCAAGAAAAACATTCCCAGGGAAGGGCCATGGGAAAGGGCCCCCCCCGTGGCGCTCCCagtcccagcagctgccttaCGGCACAGCCTGGCATCCCATGCCGCTCGCGCGAGGAGGTGGCTGCGTCCCCCCGAGGAGAG CCAGCATGGAGCAGCGAGCGGGGCCACCAGAGCCAAGACCTGCAGGACCCAGCACGCATCCGCAGCCCAAG GAGGGGACGCTGTGGGGTGTCCTCGCCATCCTCTCGCTGCTGGCCGGGCTGGCCACGGGTGCGCTGCGAACCCCACACTGCAACGAGACGCTGGATGCAGCCCCCACGCCGCGGGACGTGGCCACCGCCAGCCCCAGCGCGGAGGACGGTGTGGAGATGCCGCTCGCCTGGAGCCAGCTGCACG GGGACAACGTGACGACGGGGGCCCTGGGTGCAACGGAGCTGGCGGAGGACCTGCTGCTGCGCGCCGAGCGCTCACCACCGGGCATCGGCAAAGCCAAGAAGGGGATGAGGAAACCCTCGCGGGGGGCCCGCGGGCACAACTGCCACATCCGCAACCTGATGGTGAAGGTGCGCGACCTGGGCCTGGGCTTCAACTCGGACGAGATCGTGCTCTTCAAGTACTGCAGCGGCTCCTGCCACCGGGCACGCAGCAACTACGACCTGACGCTGGGCAGCCTCCTGCGGCAGCAGCTCATCGTCCCGGGCCCGCAGGAGCGCATCCTCAGCCACCCCTGCTGCCGGCCCACCCGCTACGAGGCCGTGTCCTTCATGGACGTGCAGAACACGTGGCAGACGGTGGAGAAGCTCTCGGCGGCCGAGTGCAGCTGCATCGGCTGA
- the ARTN gene encoding artemin isoform X3, with product MEQRAGPPEPRPAGPSTHPQPKEGTLWGVLAILSLLAGLATGALRTPHCNETLDAAPTPRDVATASPSAEDGVEMPLAWSQLHGDNVTTGALGATELAEDLLLRAERSPPGIGKAKKGMRKPSRGARGHNCHIRNLMVKVRDLGLGFNSDEIVLFKYCSGSCHRARSNYDLTLGSLLRQQLIVPGPQERILSHPCCRPTRYEAVSFMDVQNTWQTVEKLSAAECSCIG from the exons ATGGAGCAGCGAGCGGGGCCACCAGAGCCAAGACCTGCAGGACCCAGCACGCATCCGCAGCCCAAG GAGGGGACGCTGTGGGGTGTCCTCGCCATCCTCTCGCTGCTGGCCGGGCTGGCCACGGGTGCGCTGCGAACCCCACACTGCAACGAGACGCTGGATGCAGCCCCCACGCCGCGGGACGTGGCCACCGCCAGCCCCAGCGCGGAGGACGGTGTGGAGATGCCGCTCGCCTGGAGCCAGCTGCACG GGGACAACGTGACGACGGGGGCCCTGGGTGCAACGGAGCTGGCGGAGGACCTGCTGCTGCGCGCCGAGCGCTCACCACCGGGCATCGGCAAAGCCAAGAAGGGGATGAGGAAACCCTCGCGGGGGGCCCGCGGGCACAACTGCCACATCCGCAACCTGATGGTGAAGGTGCGCGACCTGGGCCTGGGCTTCAACTCGGACGAGATCGTGCTCTTCAAGTACTGCAGCGGCTCCTGCCACCGGGCACGCAGCAACTACGACCTGACGCTGGGCAGCCTCCTGCGGCAGCAGCTCATCGTCCCGGGCCCGCAGGAGCGCATCCTCAGCCACCCCTGCTGCCGGCCCACCCGCTACGAGGCCGTGTCCTTCATGGACGTGCAGAACACGTGGCAGACGGTGGAGAAGCTCTCGGCGGCCGAGTGCAGCTGCATCGGCTGA